Proteins from a genomic interval of Actinoalloteichus hymeniacidonis:
- a CDS encoding exonuclease domain-containing protein gives MIRSAMSWSDGPLTAFDLETTGVDTATDRIVTATVVAINPGVEPVVSSWLADPGVEIPAAAAEVHGITTDHAREHGRDAATVVAEVAARLAEVWNPATPLCIYNASFDLSLLDAELRRHHGRGLTLSGPVVDPMCIDKHLDRFRKGKRTLGALCEHHQVRLEDAHSSTGDALACARLAWRLARRYPDQVGTVDLGELHELQSGWYRTQTTGFADYLDRLAGKEADPTEAEQLRIRAADVRATAEHWPLRMAVEPAEVSVPAG, from the coding sequence ATGATCCGATCCGCCATGTCCTGGTCCGACGGTCCGTTGACGGCGTTCGATCTGGAGACGACGGGGGTGGACACCGCGACCGACAGGATCGTGACCGCCACGGTCGTCGCCATCAATCCCGGGGTGGAGCCGGTCGTGTCCAGCTGGCTGGCCGATCCGGGCGTCGAGATCCCCGCCGCCGCGGCCGAGGTGCACGGAATCACCACCGACCACGCCCGCGAGCACGGTCGCGACGCGGCCACCGTGGTGGCCGAGGTCGCCGCGCGACTGGCGGAGGTGTGGAATCCCGCCACCCCGCTGTGCATCTACAACGCGAGTTTCGATCTCTCTCTGCTGGACGCGGAGCTGCGTCGACACCACGGCCGAGGCCTGACGTTGAGCGGGCCCGTCGTCGACCCGATGTGCATCGACAAGCACCTGGACCGCTTCCGCAAGGGCAAGCGAACCCTGGGCGCGCTCTGCGAGCATCACCAGGTTCGGCTGGAGGACGCACACAGCTCCACCGGGGATGCGCTGGCCTGCGCCCGGCTCGCCTGGCGGCTGGCCCGCCGATATCCCGATCAGGTCGGCACCGTGGACCTCGGCGAGCTGCACGAGCTGCAGTCGGGCTGGTACCGGACCCAGACCACCGGTTTCGCCGACTATCTCGATCGCCTCGCAGGCAAGGAAGCCGATCCCACCGAGGCAGAGCAGCTGCGGATCCGGGCGGCCGACGTCCGCGCCACCGCAGAGCATTGGCCGCTGCGGA
- a CDS encoding DsbA family oxidoreductase: MQPSEPIKVDIWSDIACPWCYIGKRRFETAVAKSGENVVVEYHSFELSPDTPVDFGGSTAEFLSQRKGIPPQQVEQMLTQITELAAHEGLSYDFEILHHTNTRKAHRLLHFAKAEDRQIELKERLLSAYFEQGRHLGKDEELVELAVEVGLDRDRAVEVLAGDEYLDDMEQDMRTAQQYGIRGVPFFVIDGKYGVSGAQEPDTFVAALRTARNGGE, encoded by the coding sequence GTGCAACCGAGTGAGCCGATCAAGGTCGACATCTGGTCCGACATCGCCTGCCCGTGGTGCTACATCGGCAAGCGGCGGTTCGAGACCGCGGTGGCGAAGTCCGGGGAGAACGTGGTGGTGGAGTACCACAGCTTCGAGCTCAGCCCGGACACTCCGGTGGACTTCGGGGGCAGCACGGCCGAGTTCCTCAGCCAGCGCAAGGGCATTCCACCGCAGCAGGTGGAACAGATGTTGACGCAGATCACCGAGCTCGCGGCCCATGAGGGACTGTCGTACGACTTCGAGATCCTGCATCACACGAACACCCGTAAGGCGCACCGGCTGCTGCACTTCGCCAAGGCCGAGGACCGTCAGATCGAGCTCAAGGAACGGCTGCTGAGCGCCTACTTCGAGCAGGGCCGTCACCTCGGCAAGGACGAGGAACTCGTCGAGTTGGCCGTCGAGGTCGGGCTGGATCGGGATCGCGCCGTCGAGGTGCTCGCCGGTGACGAGTACCTCGACGACATGGAGCAGGACATGCGCACGGCGCAGCAGTATGGGATTCGCGGGGTGCCGTTCTTCGTCATCGACGGCAAGTACGGCGTCTCGGGAGCGCAGGAACCCGACACGTTCGTGGCGGCCCTGCGCACGGCACGGAACGGCGGTGAGTGA
- a CDS encoding family 78 glycoside hydrolase catalytic domain — protein MAKRMNRRGFLHTSAVGAGAGVAALSLSSVSAAAQDGPSHRDGPIDDEDATDRAQPGILRVERTTVEYAETLLGTDVTEPRLAWVLAADGHGARQSAYRIQVGSDEHRLAAGIADIWDSGRISSDRTIGIDYAGPVLLPRTRYHWRVQVWDGDGRESDWSAIRWWETALLDQPWQAEWIGTPEAAAPPTFDGASWIWSPDSTSDGAPVGPRWFRGELPLAPGTEVRRAVVVATADDDFTLYLGGGRVLHTPEQVDGWKIGQTADVTSAVRAAEGVLVVAARAVNRGDASVNPGGLLVRLVVETTDDQTVELVTGRAWRVSDVEQPGFAEPEFDDRHWASAAVLAPYGAGPWGADVSVVRPERPAPLLRREFDLPAEVRRARLYLSGLAYYEAAINGHRVGTQVLDPGFTDYDETVLYAVHDVTESVGIGSNAIGVVLGRGFYGMTTPNVWDWHQPSWHGEPRLLARLEIDHTDGTTTTIVTDSDWRITDGPTLTNSLFAGETYDARLAPGAWTSPGFDDTGWGHPESVEAPRGALVAQEHEPIELLTTIRPTAITEPVPGVHVVDMGRTMAGWARLTVRAPEGTLVGLQYGERLDDAGRVVGSNGHVPGRHQLDEYICAGDAAQTWEPSFSYKGFRYVEVTGLPAAPRPEEVQGRLVHSAVGETGTFACSEPFYEQLDRAMRRTLLNNLHGIPTDTPMYEKNGWTGDAQLGAPTMLFAFGMARFFTKWVGDLTDSAVRDSIPVIVPSGSWGYGDLAPSPEWTTVYPFLLREMYRVYGDERLVTRHWEPLVRYLDWEIDRLVDGLAITELGDYLAPGYGGNPPEDTRLTATAYLCRALLDTAELGAVLGHSEVTERYRRVAEECTDALNATFLGPAGHYRTARDPGYRQTSNAVPLAFGLVPAQSRESVLASLVADIRERGDHLNTGALGTSVLLRVLSAHGHSELAHAVAIQRTYPSWGFWFDNGADTMWEMWHADSRSRDHYFQGTVTQWLYENVAGLRPGEAGYRELVVRPDARVGVDWARAELQTVRGAVSVEWETAGDAVSMRVTVPVGSRAEVHVPASEPSQVTVSPAAEVLRMENGHAVLQVGHGGWEFVGRIG, from the coding sequence ATGGCCAAGCGCATGAATCGGCGTGGATTCCTGCACACCTCCGCCGTCGGGGCCGGGGCCGGAGTGGCGGCGTTGTCGCTGTCCTCGGTGTCGGCCGCCGCACAGGACGGCCCGAGCCACCGGGACGGGCCCATCGACGACGAGGACGCCACCGACCGTGCCCAGCCGGGCATTCTGCGGGTCGAGCGCACCACGGTCGAGTACGCCGAGACCCTGTTGGGGACCGATGTCACCGAGCCTCGGCTGGCCTGGGTGCTGGCCGCCGACGGACACGGGGCGCGGCAGAGCGCCTATCGGATCCAGGTCGGTAGCGACGAGCATCGGCTGGCGGCAGGCATCGCCGACATCTGGGACTCCGGCCGGATCTCCTCGGATCGCACGATCGGGATCGACTACGCGGGCCCGGTGTTGCTACCCAGGACCCGCTATCACTGGCGGGTGCAGGTGTGGGACGGCGACGGGCGCGAATCCGACTGGAGCGCGATCCGCTGGTGGGAGACCGCCCTGCTCGATCAGCCGTGGCAGGCCGAGTGGATCGGCACGCCCGAGGCGGCGGCCCCACCCACCTTCGACGGCGCATCGTGGATCTGGTCGCCCGACTCGACCTCGGACGGGGCACCCGTCGGCCCACGCTGGTTCCGGGGCGAGCTGCCGCTCGCGCCGGGCACCGAGGTGCGCCGGGCCGTCGTGGTCGCCACCGCCGATGACGACTTCACCCTGTATCTCGGGGGAGGTCGGGTGCTACACACGCCGGAACAGGTCGATGGTTGGAAGATCGGCCAGACCGCCGATGTCACCTCGGCGGTACGCGCGGCCGAGGGTGTCCTCGTGGTCGCCGCGCGCGCCGTGAACCGGGGAGACGCCTCGGTCAACCCCGGCGGCCTGCTGGTCCGGCTGGTGGTGGAGACGACCGACGACCAGACCGTCGAGCTGGTGACCGGCCGAGCCTGGCGGGTGTCCGACGTCGAACAACCCGGTTTCGCCGAGCCGGAATTCGACGACCGGCACTGGGCCTCGGCGGCGGTGCTCGCGCCCTACGGTGCAGGCCCGTGGGGCGCCGACGTGAGCGTCGTACGCCCCGAGCGGCCCGCGCCGCTGCTGCGCCGCGAGTTCGACCTCCCCGCCGAGGTGCGTCGGGCGCGGCTCTATCTCAGTGGACTGGCCTACTACGAGGCCGCGATCAACGGGCATCGGGTCGGCACCCAGGTCCTGGATCCCGGATTCACCGACTACGACGAGACGGTGCTCTACGCGGTGCACGACGTGACCGAGTCCGTCGGGATCGGTTCGAACGCCATCGGGGTCGTGCTGGGCCGAGGCTTCTACGGGATGACCACGCCGAACGTCTGGGACTGGCACCAGCCGTCCTGGCATGGCGAGCCTCGGTTGCTCGCCCGGCTGGAGATCGACCACACCGACGGCACCACCACGACGATCGTCACGGACTCCGACTGGCGGATCACCGACGGACCGACACTGACGAACTCCTTGTTCGCGGGCGAGACCTACGACGCCAGGTTGGCACCGGGCGCCTGGACGTCCCCCGGCTTCGACGACACGGGTTGGGGCCACCCCGAGTCGGTCGAGGCCCCTCGTGGCGCGCTCGTCGCGCAGGAACACGAGCCCATCGAGTTGCTGACCACCATCCGACCGACGGCGATCACCGAGCCCGTACCCGGCGTCCACGTGGTCGACATGGGCCGCACGATGGCGGGCTGGGCCCGACTGACCGTGCGCGCACCCGAGGGCACCCTGGTCGGCCTGCAATACGGCGAACGGCTGGACGACGCGGGCCGGGTCGTCGGCTCCAACGGCCACGTTCCCGGCAGGCACCAACTCGACGAGTACATCTGCGCGGGGGACGCGGCGCAGACCTGGGAGCCGAGCTTCTCCTACAAGGGCTTCCGCTACGTCGAGGTGACCGGGTTGCCCGCCGCGCCCCGACCCGAGGAGGTCCAGGGGCGGCTGGTGCACAGCGCCGTCGGTGAGACCGGGACCTTCGCCTGTTCGGAGCCGTTCTACGAGCAGCTGGATCGGGCGATGCGCCGGACCCTGCTGAACAACCTCCACGGCATCCCGACGGACACCCCGATGTACGAGAAGAACGGCTGGACCGGAGATGCCCAGCTGGGCGCGCCGACGATGTTGTTCGCCTTCGGGATGGCTCGCTTCTTCACCAAGTGGGTCGGCGACCTCACCGACAGCGCGGTGCGGGACTCGATTCCGGTGATCGTGCCCAGCGGAAGCTGGGGATACGGCGACCTGGCGCCCTCCCCGGAGTGGACGACGGTCTACCCGTTCCTGCTCCGCGAGATGTACCGGGTCTACGGCGACGAGCGGCTGGTCACCAGGCATTGGGAGCCACTGGTGCGCTATCTGGACTGGGAGATCGACCGACTCGTCGACGGTCTGGCGATCACCGAGCTCGGCGACTACCTGGCGCCCGGATACGGGGGCAATCCGCCGGAGGACACCAGGCTGACGGCGACCGCCTACCTGTGTCGCGCGCTGTTGGACACCGCCGAACTGGGCGCGGTGCTCGGACATTCCGAGGTGACCGAGCGGTATCGACGGGTCGCCGAGGAGTGCACCGATGCGTTGAACGCGACCTTCCTCGGCCCGGCGGGGCATTATCGGACCGCGCGGGACCCCGGCTATCGGCAGACGTCGAATGCGGTGCCGCTGGCCTTCGGGCTGGTCCCGGCGCAGTCGCGGGAATCGGTGCTGGCGAGTCTGGTGGCCGACATCCGTGAGCGGGGCGACCACCTCAACACCGGGGCGCTCGGCACCAGTGTGCTGCTCCGCGTGCTCAGCGCCCACGGCCATTCCGAGCTGGCCCACGCCGTCGCGATCCAACGCACCTATCCGAGTTGGGGTTTCTGGTTCGACAACGGCGCGGACACGATGTGGGAGATGTGGCACGCGGACTCCCGCTCCCGAGATCACTACTTCCAAGGCACCGTCACCCAGTGGCTGTACGAGAACGTCGCCGGGCTCCGACCGGGTGAGGCCGGCTATCGCGAGCTGGTGGTGCGACCGGATGCCCGGGTAGGGGTGGACTGGGCCCGGGCGGAGCTGCAGACCGTCCGGGGCGCGGTGTCCGTGGAATGGGAGACCGCGGGCGACGCGGTGTCGATGCGGGTGACGGTGCCGGTGGGTTCCCGCGCGGAGGTCCATGTGCCTGCTTCCGAGCCGAGTCAGGTCACGGTCTCGCCTGCCGCCGAGGTGCTGCGGATGGAGAACGGGCACGCGGTGCTGCAGGTCGGGCACGGCGGGTGGGAGTTCGTCGGCCGGATCGGGTAG
- a CDS encoding phosphotransferase — MSADHRQRGEAPLAEWIRADFGIDLVSIESVDQGADRAAQVRRGIASDGARYAIKWTTGGSRAGLTVPNRLADHGVPGVAGPIRTTAGGLYRERAGRRLSLTPWLSGDIAMNGAMTSEHWRSYGGVLAEAHAVPVDAELAAVLPREEYRLHEQYVAAVRTVQRGIDELDAAASRADRGDPHPAGLDDRLVQSLRAEWRASKELITSLTTQVEVLASDLRDRPTPRVICHGDPHLGNLLLRGADQVWLIDWDDTVLAPPELDLQFVLGGVLYFALVGEQEQSWFFDGYGPIEIDPARLAYYRCARALEDLVIPAAEVLDLDGFDRQARSDALAIVRGVLSPTGLATLAWGSLRELGMVAGRDS; from the coding sequence ATGTCCGCAGACCATCGGCAGCGGGGCGAGGCACCGCTGGCCGAGTGGATTCGAGCGGACTTCGGTATCGACCTCGTCTCGATCGAATCGGTCGACCAGGGCGCGGATCGCGCGGCCCAGGTGCGACGCGGGATCGCCTCGGACGGCGCTCGATATGCGATCAAATGGACGACCGGTGGCAGTCGTGCCGGATTGACCGTCCCAAACCGGCTCGCCGATCACGGGGTACCCGGAGTCGCGGGGCCCATCCGAACGACGGCCGGAGGTCTCTACCGCGAGCGCGCCGGGCGACGGTTGTCGTTGACACCGTGGCTCTCGGGGGACATCGCGATGAACGGCGCGATGACGAGCGAACACTGGCGGTCCTACGGCGGAGTGCTCGCCGAGGCCCATGCCGTGCCGGTCGACGCCGAACTGGCGGCCGTGCTGCCCCGGGAGGAGTACCGCCTCCACGAGCAGTACGTCGCGGCCGTGCGGACCGTCCAACGCGGCATCGACGAACTCGATGCGGCGGCGTCGCGCGCTGACCGGGGCGACCCGCATCCCGCCGGCCTCGACGACCGGCTCGTTCAGTCCCTTCGTGCCGAGTGGCGTGCCTCGAAGGAACTGATCACGAGCCTGACGACCCAGGTCGAGGTGCTCGCATCCGACCTACGTGACCGGCCGACTCCCCGGGTGATCTGCCATGGCGATCCGCATCTGGGCAACCTGCTTCTGCGCGGTGCCGACCAGGTGTGGTTGATCGACTGGGACGACACCGTCCTGGCGCCGCCCGAGCTGGACCTGCAGTTCGTTCTCGGTGGTGTGCTGTACTTCGCGCTGGTCGGTGAGCAGGAGCAGTCCTGGTTCTTCGATGGCTATGGCCCCATCGAGATCGATCCCGCCCGGCTGGCCTACTACCGATGTGCTCGGGCGCTGGAGGACCTGGTGATCCCGGCCGCCGAGGTTCTCGACCTCGACGGCTTCGACCGGCAGGCCCGATCCGACGCATTGGCCATCGTCCGGGGCGTGCTCTCGCCGACCGGTCTCGCGACCCTGGCCTGGGGTTCCCTGCGTGAACTCGGGATGGTCGCCGGTCGAGACTCATGA
- a CDS encoding alpha-amylase family protein — MSWVRHAMWWQVYPLGFLGAPQRQPDPGVEPRRRLTDLVDWLDYLVELGCNGLALGPVFESGTHGYDTIDYRRIDPRLGTESDFDAVLAACRNRGIRVLLDGVFNHVGRDFPPFRDVLARGRDSRFANWFRLDFAATDEPDGFGYADFEGHRKLVALNHAEPAVADHVVEVMSHWLDRGIDGWRLDAAYAVPLPFWRTVGDRVRRAHPHAWLVGEVIHGDYSAWIREGGLDSTTQYELWKAVWSSLHDANLFELSWALERHATFAADFRPLVFLGNHDVSRLASVLADPRLIEHAIVVLCTVPGIVSVYAGDEQRFQGIKEEREGGDDAIRPEFPASPRELAPYGWDTYRRYQQLLGLRRRFPWLVDGRIEIVQVANEQLVYRVTAADESAPGCRWR, encoded by the coding sequence ATGTCCTGGGTTCGCCATGCGATGTGGTGGCAGGTCTATCCGTTGGGTTTCCTCGGTGCCCCGCAACGACAACCGGATCCCGGTGTCGAGCCGAGGCGCCGGTTGACCGATCTCGTCGACTGGCTCGACTACCTGGTTGAACTCGGTTGCAACGGGCTCGCACTCGGGCCCGTGTTCGAGTCGGGCACCCATGGCTACGACACGATCGACTACCGGCGAATCGATCCGCGACTCGGGACCGAATCGGACTTCGACGCGGTGCTGGCCGCCTGTCGGAACCGAGGTATCCGAGTACTGTTGGACGGCGTCTTCAATCATGTCGGCCGCGACTTCCCACCCTTTCGCGATGTTCTCGCACGCGGCCGCGACTCCCGATTCGCGAATTGGTTTCGGCTCGATTTCGCGGCCACCGACGAACCGGACGGATTCGGTTACGCCGATTTCGAAGGACACCGGAAACTCGTCGCGTTGAATCACGCCGAACCGGCCGTGGCCGATCACGTCGTCGAGGTGATGTCGCATTGGCTGGACCGGGGCATCGACGGCTGGCGACTCGACGCCGCCTACGCGGTGCCGCTGCCGTTCTGGCGCACGGTCGGCGATCGGGTGCGCCGAGCGCATCCGCACGCGTGGCTGGTGGGCGAGGTGATCCACGGCGACTACTCGGCCTGGATCCGGGAGGGCGGGCTGGACTCGACCACCCAGTACGAGCTGTGGAAGGCCGTCTGGAGCAGCCTGCACGACGCCAATCTCTTCGAACTCTCCTGGGCCCTGGAACGACATGCGACGTTCGCCGCCGACTTCCGGCCACTGGTGTTCCTCGGCAACCACGATGTGAGCAGGCTGGCGAGTGTGCTGGCGGACCCGAGGCTGATCGAGCACGCCATCGTGGTGCTGTGCACGGTGCCCGGGATCGTCAGCGTGTACGCGGGCGATGAACAGCGGTTCCAGGGGATCAAGGAGGAACGGGAGGGCGGCGATGACGCGATCCGCCCGGAATTCCCGGCGTCCCCACGGGAACTCGCGCCCTACGGTTGGGACACCTACCGGCGGTATCAACAGCTTCTCGGGCTGCGACGGCGGTTCCCGTGGTTGGTCGACGGCCGCATCGAGATCGTCCAGGTGGCCAACGAACAGTTGGTCTACCGGGTGACGGCCGCCGATGAGTCGGCCCCCGGTTGTCGGTGGCGTTGA
- a CDS encoding alpha/beta fold hydrolase — translation MNTTVLHPEVPAPGHPMAVCVHGLGRDSLASFYWTLAIPLTRLGFAVALYDLRGHGASTRPQDGYRLDDFSTELGGVVAHLTAEYGDTGPLLLVGNSYGGAVALHFAYQRPERVAGVAVLESGPPTELWSRSMRLTIDGVRRALQAPQTLQALRERLGPVAVEESLRMAEEFAATTLYADAPTGTLLSEYEVARYPHPVLALFGGASPAAGAAPLLRRTMPSCRVEVLAGQGHTMLVDAPGSVRRLVLPWLADRASEAARGR, via the coding sequence GTGAACACGACAGTGCTGCACCCCGAGGTCCCGGCGCCGGGCCATCCGATGGCGGTGTGTGTGCACGGGCTCGGCAGGGACAGCCTGGCGAGTTTCTATTGGACGCTCGCGATTCCGTTGACACGGCTGGGCTTCGCCGTGGCGTTGTACGACCTGCGCGGCCATGGCGCCAGCACCCGGCCCCAGGATGGTTACCGGCTCGACGACTTCAGCACCGAACTCGGCGGGGTGGTCGCTCACCTCACGGCCGAGTACGGCGACACCGGCCCGCTGTTGTTGGTCGGGAACTCCTACGGGGGCGCCGTCGCGCTGCACTTCGCGTATCAACGGCCCGAGCGCGTCGCCGGAGTCGCGGTACTGGAGTCCGGCCCACCCACCGAGCTGTGGTCCCGATCGATGCGGTTGACGATCGATGGGGTGCGGCGTGCCCTGCAGGCCCCGCAGACTCTCCAGGCGTTGAGGGAACGGCTCGGTCCGGTCGCCGTCGAGGAGTCGCTGCGGATGGCCGAGGAGTTCGCGGCGACCACGCTCTACGCCGATGCCCCGACGGGAACGCTGTTGTCCGAGTACGAGGTCGCCCGCTATCCGCACCCGGTGCTGGCCTTGTTCGGCGGTGCATCGCCTGCGGCGGGTGCGGCGCCGCTGCTGCGTCGCACGATGCCGAGTTGTCGGGTCGAGGTACTCGCCGGGCAGGGCCACACCATGCTCGTCGATGCACCGGGATCGGTGCGTCGACTGGTGCTGCCCTGGCTCGCGGACCGGGCCTCGGAGGCGGCACGCGGTCGATGA
- a CDS encoding glycoside hydrolase family 65 protein, whose protein sequence is MTAWELSFEGFDPDDEGRREALCVVGNGYFATRGAAPESVADGVHYPGTYVAGCYNRLTSRVADHDIEDESLVNMPNWLLLTFRIDDGPWFTLDSVELLSADQELDIERGILLRRLRFRDAQRRTTRLVQRRFVHLGSPHLAGLETTLVPEDWSGRITFRSGIDGRVTNTGVARYRALDGRHLVEQGTREITPTTVLLHARTSQSGIVVAEACRSEIWLDTAKAQPRRTLVREENLVAHDLEVTVRQGQRVRLEKIVALHTSRDLASTEPIAEAEASTREAAGFEDLLATHALAWTQVWARYRCGLSTDVRARRAVNLNLLHLLQTVSTHTADLDVGIPARGLHGEAYRGHIFWDELFVLPTITLRTPHLTRSLLLYRYRRLPQARAAARREGFAGAMYPWQSGSNGREESQRIHLNPESGRWLPDNTHLQRHIGIAIAYNVWHYYQATGDEEFLGSYGAEMILEITRFFASLATYDHGRDRYVIHGVVGPDEYHTAYPDTDRAGIDNHAYTNIMTAWLCRVAADAVRSLPADRRSELIEQLRLDHREFDRWRRMTRKLFVPFHDDGVISQYEGYNHLAELDWDDYRRRYPDIRRLDRILEAEGRDPNEFQASKQADVLMLFYLLSAEELRAVLHDLGYEFSGEQIPKNIDYYLHRTSHGSTLSAVVHAWVLARGHRARAVEFFDRALVADLDSRDGTTREGIHLAGMVGGVDLLQRCFAGIEVRGGALRFDPHWPTELGVLELSIRYHAQPVLVRVSGRTVTVRTAPGPQRPPIRCVCGSQSVLLGPGETAHFATDRPAEQQQTPPAAPADEL, encoded by the coding sequence ATGACCGCCTGGGAGCTGTCGTTCGAGGGCTTCGACCCCGACGACGAGGGTCGCCGCGAGGCACTCTGTGTGGTCGGCAACGGCTATTTCGCCACACGGGGCGCGGCCCCCGAGTCGGTCGCCGACGGCGTGCACTACCCCGGAACCTACGTCGCGGGGTGCTACAACCGGCTGACCAGCCGCGTCGCCGATCACGATATCGAGGACGAGTCGCTGGTCAACATGCCGAACTGGTTGCTGCTGACCTTCCGCATCGACGACGGTCCCTGGTTCACGCTGGACTCGGTGGAACTGTTGTCCGCCGACCAGGAACTGGACATCGAACGCGGAATCCTGCTGCGCAGACTGCGTTTCCGCGACGCGCAACGCCGGACCACCAGATTGGTGCAGCGACGGTTCGTACACCTGGGCTCACCGCATCTGGCCGGGTTGGAGACCACCCTCGTCCCGGAGGACTGGTCCGGCCGGATCACCTTCCGCAGCGGCATCGATGGCCGGGTCACCAACACCGGGGTGGCGCGTTACCGGGCCCTGGACGGTCGGCATCTGGTCGAGCAGGGCACGCGGGAGATCACGCCGACCACCGTCCTACTGCACGCTCGTACCAGCCAATCGGGCATCGTCGTCGCCGAGGCCTGCCGCTCCGAGATATGGCTGGACACCGCCAAGGCGCAGCCGCGACGCACCCTGGTGCGCGAGGAGAATCTGGTCGCCCACGACCTCGAGGTCACGGTGCGCCAGGGCCAACGGGTTCGACTGGAGAAGATCGTCGCGCTGCATACCTCGCGGGATCTGGCATCCACCGAGCCGATCGCCGAGGCTGAGGCGAGCACCCGTGAGGCGGCGGGTTTCGAGGACCTGCTGGCCACCCACGCCCTGGCCTGGACCCAGGTGTGGGCTCGGTACCGCTGCGGACTGTCCACCGATGTGCGGGCCAGACGAGCGGTCAACCTGAACCTGTTGCACCTGTTGCAGACCGTCTCCACGCACACGGCGGACCTCGACGTGGGCATCCCCGCCCGTGGCCTGCACGGCGAGGCGTATCGGGGACACATCTTCTGGGACGAGCTGTTCGTGCTGCCCACCATCACCCTGCGCACGCCGCATCTGACCCGGTCACTGCTGCTGTACCGCTACCGGCGGCTCCCCCAGGCCCGGGCCGCCGCCCGACGGGAGGGCTTCGCCGGGGCGATGTATCCGTGGCAGAGCGGCAGCAACGGGCGCGAGGAGAGCCAGCGGATTCATCTCAATCCGGAGTCCGGCCGCTGGCTACCGGACAACACCCATCTGCAGCGGCACATCGGCATCGCGATCGCCTACAACGTGTGGCACTACTACCAGGCCACCGGCGACGAGGAGTTCCTCGGCTCCTACGGGGCGGAGATGATCCTGGAGATCACCCGCTTCTTCGCGTCGCTGGCGACCTACGACCACGGTCGGGATCGCTACGTCATCCACGGCGTGGTCGGCCCGGACGAGTACCACACGGCCTACCCCGACACCGACCGTGCGGGCATCGACAACCATGCCTACACCAACATCATGACCGCCTGGTTGTGCCGTGTGGCGGCGGATGCCGTGCGCTCGCTGCCCGCCGATCGACGCAGTGAGCTGATCGAGCAGTTGCGGCTGGACCATCGCGAGTTCGACCGGTGGCGTCGCATGACCAGGAAGCTGTTCGTGCCCTTCCACGATGACGGCGTGATCAGCCAGTACGAGGGTTACAACCACCTCGCCGAACTGGATTGGGACGACTATCGACGGCGGTATCCCGACATCCGGCGCCTCGATCGCATCCTGGAGGCCGAGGGACGTGATCCCAACGAGTTCCAGGCCTCCAAGCAGGCCGACGTCCTGATGCTCTTCTATCTGCTCTCGGCCGAGGAACTGCGCGCGGTGCTGCACGATCTCGGGTACGAGTTCTCCGGCGAGCAGATCCCGAAGAACATCGACTACTATCTCCACCGCACCTCGCACGGCTCCACACTCAGCGCCGTGGTCCATGCCTGGGTACTGGCCAGGGGCCACCGGGCCAGGGCCGTCGAGTTCTTCGACCGGGCGCTGGTCGCCGACCTGGACTCCCGGGATGGCACCACGAGGGAGGGCATCCACCTCGCGGGCATGGTCGGCGGGGTGGATCTGCTCCAACGCTGTTTCGCCGGTATCGAGGTCCGAGGGGGCGCGCTGCGCTTCGACCCGCACTGGCCCACCGAACTCGGTGTGCTGGAGCTCTCGATCCGGTACCACGCACAGCCGGTGCTGGTCCGGGTCAGCGGTCGCACGGTGACGGTACGAACGGCGCCGGGCCCGCAACGGCCCCCGATCCGCTGTGTATGCGGTTCGCAGAGCGTACTGCTGGGGCCGGGCGAGACGGCGCACTTCGCCACGGACCGACCGGCAGAACAACAGCAGACCCCGCCTGCCGCGCCTGCGGACGAGCTGTGA